ATCCGGGTGCTCACGGGTACCTGTTCGGCACGGGCAGCGCGGGGAACGCCGGGTTCGTTCCTACGTTGATCATATGACGATCGGATTCTCTTCCCGGGCTGCTGTGGCGGCCTGCGCGTTCTGTGTGGCCGGCGCTCTGGCCCTCGGGCCCGCCGCGGTCGCCGCCCCGGCCGCCCCGGCCGCCCCCGCCGCCCCCGCCGCCCCCGCCGACGCGGACCCCGGAGCACCGGCGCCCGGCAGCCTCGCCGTGCCCGGCGGACCCGGCGGACCGGGTGGGCCACGGGTGATGGCGCCGCAACCGTCCCTGCTGTACCGCTCCGGCACACTGGTCAGGCCCCACCGGGACACCCCCGAGGTCCCGGACGTCTCCGCCCTGTCGTGGCTGGTGGCCGACGCGGGGACCGGCGAGGTGCTCGCCGCGTCGAACGCGCACCGCAGGCTGCCCCCCGCCAGCACGCTGAAGACCCTCTTCGCGCTGACGGTGCTGCCGACCCTGCCCGGCGGTCTACGGCACCGGGTGAGCGAGGAGGAGCTCATGGGCATCGGGCCCGGCAGCAGCCTCGTCGGCGTCGCCGAGGGACACACGTACCAGGTCGCCGACCTGTGGCGCGGGGTGTTCCTCAACTCCGGCAACGACGCGGTGCACGTCCTGGCGGCGCTCAGCGGCGGCTGGGACGCAGCGGCCGTCCGGATGCAGGCCAAGGCACGCTCCCTGGGCGCCCTGGACACGCACGTGCGGTCGCCCGACGGGTACGACACGCCGGGCCAGGTGTCGTCGGCGTACGACCTGGCGGTGTTCGGGCGGGCGGGGCTGCGCGACGCGGACTTCGCGCGGTACTGCGCCACCGCGGAGGCGAGCTTCCCCGGTGACGGGGGCGGGTCGTACGGGATCGCGAACACCAACCGGCTGCTGACCGGGGCGGACGGCGTCGAGCCCTATCCGGGGCTGATCGGGATCAAGAACGGCTACACCAGCAACGCCGGCAACACCCTGGTCGCCGCCGCCCGCCAAGGCGGGCGCACCCTCGTCGTGACGGTGATGAACCCGCAGGCGGGCGGCGGGTTCGCCGTCTACGAGGAGGCGCGCGAGCTGCTGGACTGGGGGTTCGCGGCCGCCGGGCGGGTCGACGCGGTGGGCTCGCTGGACGCGCTGCGGGAACGGGCGCTCCCGCAGCGCGTCCAGCGTCCTCAGCCGGGACCGGGACCGGAGCGGCCGACCCCTGAGCGGCCGACCCCGGTGGGCGCGTCGGCGCCCGTCGCGGCGGCGACCGCCGGCGGCGGTGCTCCGGCCTGGTCGGGCTGGTCGGCGGCGGCACTGATCGCGGGCGTCGCCGGGCTGGGCGGGGCCGCCGTGGCGCTCGTGCTGCGGCTCACGGGCCGCCGCCCGTCGGAGAGGTGACCGACCGGCAGCCACAGCAGCAGACCGAGCGTGATCCAGGTGTAGGTGTTGCTGCCGAGGAAGCCGTCGACGCCGGACGCGTCGTGGAACCACAGCCACACCACGCTGGTGCACAGCACCGCGTACAGGGCGCCCGCGACGCGTCGGCGCCCCGCGCGGATCAGCACGGCGAACGACGGCAGCAGCCAGACCAGGTGGTGCACCCAGGTGACGGGGCTGACCAGGCAGGCGGTGAGGCCGGTGAGGGCGAACGCCGCCTGCCAGTCCCCCGCGGCCACCGCGCGCCGGGCCCGCCACGCCCACCAGCACAGCGCCGCCAGGGCCAGCACCCCCCAGACGGCCCGGCTCTCCACGCCCAGCCGGGCCAGGACGCCCTGGAGCGACTGGTTGGAGACGTAGTCGAGCCGGCCCACGCGGCTCGTGTCCCACAGGGCGTCCGTCCAGTAGAAGCGTGAGGCGTCGGGGGCGACCAGGGCCGCGAACGCCGTGGCGGCGGCTGCCACGGCCGTGGCCACGGCCGCCTCCCGCCAACGGCGGGTGACCAGCAGCAGGCCGATGAAGAGCGCGGGCGTCAGCTTGACCGCCGCCGCCAGGCCGATGCCGACCCCGGCCCAGCGGGTCCGGCCGGTCGCCAGCAGCCACGCGTCGGTCAGGACCAGGGCCAGGAGCAGCAGGTTGACCTGACCGAAGCTGAAGGTGTCGCGCAGCGGTTCGAACAGGGCGAGGGCGCAGACGGCGAGGCCGGCGCCGTACCAGCCGCAGCGCCGCCACCGCGGCCCGACCAGCACCCGGACGACGACGGCCAGCGCCGCCAGGTTGAGCAGCAGGGCGGCGAGGATCGCGGTGCGCAGGCCGACCAGCGCCATCGGCAGCATGGCGACGGCCGCGAACGGCGGGTAGGTGAAGCCGTACGACGTGCCCGGCACCCGGTAGTCGTAGACGCGGCCGCCGTCGTGGATCCAGCTGTTGACGGTGCCGTAGTAGACGCGCAGGTCGAACCAGTCGCGCAGCAGCGGAACCGTCGCGGTGAAGGCGGCGACGAGGGTGGCGAGCGCGAGCAGCAGCAGGAGGCGGCCGCGGTCGGTGCGGGGCGGTTTCGGACCCCGGACGGCATTCGGTCTCATGCCGTACGCCCCAGGGCGGTCGGCGTCCGTGCCGCGAGGTGGGCCTGCCACAGGACGACCACGGCGAGCGCCCCGCCGGAGACGGCGAGCATCAGGCGGCCCGTGTCGGCGGGGCCGCCGTCGGGCAGGACGGCGAGGGCGAGGACGCCCGCCACGGCCGCCGTACGGTGCCGTATCAGGGTGTCGGGGGCCGCCGCGGCGATGAGGAACAGGCCCCACAGCGCGTACCAGGGGCGGATCGCCGGGCCGAACGCGGCCACCGCGGCGAGGCTCAGACCGAGCGCGTACACCGGGCGCGGGCGCAGCCGCCACCAGATGACGACGAGGGCGACGGCCGTCGCCGCGAGGCCCAGCAGGTGCCAGACGGGGATCGCGAGGGGTGCCAGGTCGCTGCCGAGGTGCTCCAGCAGGGCGCGGGTGGCCCGGCCGAGCAGGCTGGTGAGCGCCCAGTTCTGCGCGGAGACGGGGGTGTCCAGGGCGCCTATCCAGCCGTATCCGGTGCCCGCGACGGCGGTCGCCGCGACCGTGGTGACGGCGGCCGCGGCCCCCGTCGTCAGCAGGGCCGGGACCGGGCGCCGGCCGGCCCGCAGTTGCAGGACCACGACCGCGACGAGGCCCAGCGCGGCGGGTGCCTTGACCAGGGCGGCGAGGGTGATCAGGACGGCTCCCGGCACCGGTCGGCGGCCGAGCGCGGCGGCCAGGCCGACGCCGAGCAGGCCCAGCATGATCGCGTCGTTGTGGGCGCCGGCCACCAGGTGCAGCAGCACCAGCGGGTTGAGGGCGCCGAGCCAGAGCGCGGCGGCCGGGTCGGCGCCGCAGTGCCGGGCGATCCGGGGCAGGGCGGCCGTCATCAGCGCCACCCCGAACAGCGCCACGCACCGCATACCGAACAGCCCGGCGGACAGCGCACCCCGGGTCGCACCGGCCAGGGCCCCGGCGAGGGCGAGGAAGACGGGGCCGTACGGGGCTCCGGTGTGCCGCCACAGCGGGGCGACCTCGTCGACGAGCGGACCGCCGAGCCGGGCCGGACCGTGCGTGTACACGTCGAGATGCGCGTCCACCATGGCGCCCTGGGCCAGGTAGCTGTACACGTCCCGGCTGAACAGCGGGGGCGCGATCAGCAGCGGCGCCGCCCAGACGACGAGGACCAGGACGAGGGCGCGCGGGGTCGGCGGATCCGCGCCGCGCACCAGCCGGCCCAGCAGGACCCAGGCCGTGGTCAGCAGCACCAGCCCGCAGTAGACGCCGACCAGACCGAGCGCGGCGTGCACCGACGACGGGGCCAGGAGCTCGCGGGCGGGCAGCGCGCCGGCCGTCTCACCGCCGAGCGCGAGACAGGCCGTGCCGGCCAGGCCCAGCACCTGACAGCGACGGAGATCGATGGGGAACGCCTTGGCCGACACTCCGTCATGGTGTCGACGCCGGGTGACCGGAGAGCGACGCCCCGCCCTCCGCACGGCGGCCTGCGCGTGAGCGGCGGGTGAGCGGGCGCGGCCGGGGCGATGAGTTCCGCGGGCTCGGAACAGCTGCGGGTTCAGAACACGGACAGACCGGTCAGGGTCGTGAACCGGTCCAGGGCGGCCACTCCTGCCACCGAGTTGCCGCGTTCGTCCAGGCCCGGACTCCATACGCACAGCGTGCAGCGCCCCGGTACGACGGCGATGATGCCGCCGCCCACGCCGCTCTTGCCGGGCAGTCCGACCCGGTAGGCGAAGTCGCCGGCCGCGTCGTAGGTGCCGCAGGTCAGCATCACCGCGTTGACCTGCTTGGCCTGGCTGCGGGTGAGCAGCCGGGTGCCGTCGGCGCGGACGCCGGGCCGGGCGAGGAAGCCGGTGGCCAGCGCGAGGTCGGCGCAGGAGGCGCTGAGGGAGCACTGGCGGAAGTACTGGTCGAGGAGGACCGGTACGTCGTTGTCGATGTTGCCGTAGGACGCCATGAAGTGGGCGAGGGCGGCGTTGCGGTCGCCGTGCGCGGACTCGGAGGCGGCGACCTCCTCGTCGAAGTCGAGCGTGGGGTTGCCGCTCTCGGCGCGCAGGAAGCCGAGGAGTTCTCCTGCCGCGTCCGCGGTACGGGTGTGGAGGCGGTCGGTGACGACCAGCGCGCCCGCGTTGATGAACGGATTGCGCGGGATGCCGTTCTCGTACTCCAACTGGACCAGGGAGTTGAAGGGGTTGCCCGAGGGTTCGCGGCCCACGTGCTCCCAGAGCCCGTCGCCCTCGCGGGCCAGGACGAGGGCGAGGGTGAAGACCTTGGTGAGGGACTGGGCGGAGAACGGCTCCCGCCAGTCCCCCACGCCGTACACCGTGCCGTCCGGTTCCGCGACGGCCATGCCGAAGCTGCGCGGGTCGCGGGCCGCGAGGGCCGGGATGTAGTCGGCGGGGCGGCCCCGGCCGGGGGCGTGTGCGAGTTCCGCGGCTATGCGCTCCAGGACCGGCTGGAAGGCACGGGACGACGTCGTTGTCATGTCGTGTCCGGTGCCGGCAGACCGAGCTCCTCGTTGGCGAGGGCGGCGGCCTCCTTGACCGCGGCGAGGGCGTCGATGAGGTGCGGGCGGGCGGAGATCGGGTCGAGTGCGCGGGCCGGGTGGATGTGGCCGACCGGTTCGCCGCCGCCGAGGAGCGGTTCGCCCGCGAACTCGGTGAGGAGGGCCGGGTCCACGCCGGCTCGGGCGAGGGCGGCCGCCGTCACCGGGACGCGGGCGCGGTTCGCGCCGTCGGAGATCTTGACGGCGACGGCCCGGCCGTCGGGGAGGGCGGCGACCTCGACGCCCTCGAAGCCGTCCTTGGCGAGCAGGCCGGGGACGGCCCGCATCAGGGCGGCCACGTCCCGGCCGGCGCCGGAGGCCATCTCGGCGTGGTCGCGCATGGCGTCCGCGACCCGGGCCTCCGGGGTGCCGGGGGCCGCGGTGGTGATGCGGGCGGCGGCCCGGGCGAGGCCGTGCAGGGAGACGGAGAAGAGGGGGGCGCCGCACCCGTCGACGGTGACCCGTGCGATCCGCTGTCCGGTGAGGTCCTCGACGATCTCGGCGATGACCTGCTGGAGGGGGTGCTCCGGGTCGAGGTAGCCGTCGAGGGACCAGCCGTTGAGCGTGCAGGTGTACAGCATGGCGGCGTGCTTGCCGGAGCAGTTCTGGGCCAGGCGGGAGGGCTCGCGGCCGTCCCGGATCCACGCGTCGCGGACCGCCGGGGCGTACGGCAGGTCCGGGACGTTGCGCAGGTCGTCCTCCGTGACACCGCCCAGCTCGAGGATCCGCCGGGTCCCGGCGAGGTGGCGTTCCTCGCCGGAGTGGCTGGCGGCGGCGAGCGAGAGCAGCCCGCCGTCGAGCGGCAGCCCGGCCCGTACCATGGCGACGGCCTGGACGGGCTTGAGCGCCGAGCGCGGGTAGAACGCGGCCTCGATGTCGCCGAGCTGGAACTCGACCTCACCGCCCGCGCCGAGGACGACGACGGAGCCGTAGTGGATGCCCTCGGTCACCCCGCGGCGCACGAGATGGGCGACGGGTGCGTGGAGGGGTTCGCGGATCGCGGGGGCCTGGGCGAGGGAACTGCCGTACATCACTGCCTGGATCTCGGGTGGGCTGTCGGGTGCCGGGGTCACGCGTCGGCCCTGGCCGCGGTGCGGGCGCGGTTGCGGCGGATGGCGTACCAGCCGCCGACCAGCGCGGCGACGATCAGCGGCAGGCACAGCACGGTGGTGCGTCCGGCGCCGCCGTCGGCGTACATGAGGACCAGGACCGAGGCGAGGAAGAACAGCGTCACGAGTTCGGTCCAGGGGGAGCCCGGGAGCTGGTAGCTCGGGCGGGTCAGCTCGCCCTTCTGGGTCTTCTGCCAGAAGAGGAGGTGACAGATCATGATCATGCCCCAGGTGGAGAGGATGCCGAGCGCCGCGAAGTTGAGGACGATCTCGAAGGCGTCCGCCGGGACGACGAAGTTCAGGCCGACGCCGAGGACGCAGATACCGCTGGTGAGCAGGATGCCGCCGTACGGGACCTGGCTGCGGCTCATCACGCCGGTGAACCTGGGGGCGGAGCCCGACATGGCCATGGAGCGCAGGATGCGGCCGGTGGAGTACAGGCCGGAGTTCAGGGACGACATGGCGGCGGTGAGCACGACCAGGTTCATCACGCCGCCCGCCGCCGGGATGCCGATGTTGGACAGGACCGTCACGAAGGGGCTCTCGCCGGACGTGTACCTGTTCCACGGGAGCAGCATCGACAGCAGGACGACCGAGCCGACGTAGAACAGGCCGACGCGCCACATGATCGAGTTGATGGCCTTCGGCATGATCTTCTCGGGGTTCTGCGTCTCGCCCGCCGCGACGCCGACCAGTTCGACCGAGGCGTAGGCGAAGACGACGCCCTGGATGATCAGCAGCATGGGCAGCAGGCCGTTGGGGAAGACGCCGCCGTTGTCGGTGATCAGGGACGGGCCGGGGGCCGTGCCGTCGACCGGGTGCTGGGTGACCAGCAGGAAGATGCCGATGCACATGAAGATCACCAGCGCGCTGACCTTCACGATGGCGAACCAGAACTCCAGCTCGCCGAAGATCTTCACCGAGATCAGGTTCACGGTGAGGACCACGGCCAGGGCGATCAGCGCGATCACCCACTGGGGGATGTCGGAGAACATGCCCCAGTAGTGGGTGTAGGTGGCGACCGCGGTGATGTCGGCGATGCCGGTGGTGGCCCAGTTCAGGAAGTACATCCAGCCGGCCGTGTACGCGCCCTTCTCGCCGAGGAACTCCCGGGCGTACGACACGAAGGCACCCGAGGACGGGCGGTACAGGACGAGTTCGCCGAGGGCGCGCACGACGAGGAAGGCGAAGACTCCGCAGACCGCGTAGGCGATGAAGAGGGAGGGTCCGGCTTCGGCCAGGCGGCCGCCGGCGCCGAGGAAGAGGCCGGTGCCGATGGCGCCGCCGATGGCGATCATGTTGACGTGCCGGGACTTCAGCGACTTGCTGTAGCCCTCGTCTCCGGCGTCGACGTGACGGGGGGAGGTGCGCGTCTCGTCCTTGAGGTGCTGGTCGCTCACGCCGCGGGTCCGCCTTCCAGGGGGGAGTGCGTGCGCGGGGCGCGCACGATGTCGGTGAGGGTCGTCTCGACGCGATCGAGGTGGTGGCTCATCGCCTCCACCGCGTCGGGCTCGGAACCGTCGATCAGGGCCTCGACGATCGCCCGGTGCTCGCGGTTGGACTGCTCGCGCCGCCCGCCCAGTTCGTTGAGGAAGGCCGACTGACGCGCCAGTGCGTCCCGGATCTCCTCGATGACCCGGCGGAACACCGGGTTCTGGGCGGACTCGGCGACGGCCAGGTGGAAGAGGGTGTCCATCGCGACCCACGCGGTGGTGTCCGTCTCCCGCTCCATGCGGTCGAGGAGGTGGGCCAGGTGGTCCAGGTTCTCCGGGGTGCGGCGGAGAGCCGCGTACCCCGCGACCGGGATCTCGACGTGGCGGCGCACCTCCAGCAGGTCGCTGGCCGCGTAGTCGCCGAAGGTGGGGTCCTCGACGGTGTTCGCGATCACGAAGGTGCCCTTGCCGGTCTTGGCGACCGTCAGGCCCATGGTCTGCAGGGCGCGCAGGGCCTCGCGCAGCACGGGCCGGGACACCTCGAGGGCGCGGCAGAGCTCCGCCTCGGAGGGGAGCTTGTCGCCGATGGCGTACTCGCCGCGCTCGATGGCGCCGCGGAGGTGGGTGAGGACCGCTTCCATCGCGCTGACGCGCCGCGGCACCGAGCCACCTGTCTGGCTGTCTGACAGGTTCACGGGGGTGATCCTCCGGGTGGCCGAAGGCCGCTGTCAAGAAAAGTGAAGACAAAAATTCAGGGGACGGGAGGCCTGAATGGCAACTTCCCGTCCCCTGAAGGGTTTTCGCCGCTCAGCCGGCGAGGACCCCGGTGGCCAGCAGTCCGAACAGCGCCAGGCCCACGACGATGCGGTAGACGACGAACGCGTTGAAGGAGTGCTTGGCGACGAACTTCAGCAGCCAGGCGATGGACGCGTAGGCGACGACGAAGGACACGGCCGTGCCGACGACCAGCGGCGCCGCGCCCGCACCCGTGCCCAGGGCGTCCTTCAGCTCGTAGATCCCGGCGCCGGTCAGGGCGGGGATGCCGAGGAAGAACGAGAGGCGGGTGGCGGCGACCCGGTCCAGGTCGAGCATGAGCGCGGTGGACATGGTGGCGCCGGAGCGGGAGAAGCCGGGGAAGAGCAGCGCGAGGATCTGGGAGCTGCCGACCAGCATCGCGTCCTTGAACGAGGTGTCGTCCTCGCCGCGCTTGTGACGGCCCATCTGGTCGGCCGCCCACATCACACCGCTGCCGACGATCAACGAGCCCGCGACCACCCACAGCGAGGCGAGCGGCCCCTCGATGAGCGGCTTGGCGGCGAGGCCCACGACGACGATCGGGATCGTCGCGTAGATCACCCACCAGGCGAACTTGTAGTCGTGGTGGTGCCGTTCCTCGCGGTCGCGCAGTCCCCGGAACCAGGCCGACACGATCCGCACGATGTCCTTGCGGAAGTACACGAGCACGGCGGCGATCGCCCCGACCTGGATCACGGCCGAGAACCCGACGACGGCGTCGTCGTCGACCGGGATGTGCATCAGGCCTTCGGTGATCTTCAGGTGTCCGGTCGAGGAGACGGGGAGGAACTCGGTCACTCCCTCGACGGCTCCGAGGACGACGGCTTGGCCGACGGAGATGGCGCTCATGGAATCCAGTTCTGAGGAGACGAATCGGTCGACAGCGTTGTAGACGGTCCGGTGTCGTAGACAGTCCTACCAGGCCCGCGGCCCACGCCACGGTCTACGGCCACACCGTCTGGCCTATCGCGACCCCGGCGAACGCGGCCCCGAGACCGACGACCACACTCGCGACGGCGTTGGCGGCGGCGAAGAGCCCCGCGCCGGTCTCGGCCAGCCGGAGCGTCTCGTACGAGAACGTGGAGTACGTCGTCAGGGCCCCGCACAGCCCTGTTCCCAGGAACAACCGCAGGTCGGGGGCGACGTCGGCGGCGCCCGTCAGCGTGCCGAGGATCAGGCAGCCGGTGATGTTGACGACGAAGGTGCCCCAGGGGAAGACCGAGTCGTGCCGCGACTGCACCGCGCGGTCGGTCAGATAGCGGAGCGGGGCGCCGATCATGCCGCCGCCGACGACCACCAGCCAGTTCACAACGACCTCTTACCCTGCGTGTCCGAATCGCCCCGGTCTCCGTGTCGGCCGTCGGCCCGGTTCTCGGCCTGCTTCTCGCCCCGGCCGACATACCTGATGACCTCGCACGGATCGAGGGTGACCATCCCCTCCGTGACGAGTTCGTCGAGCTCCGGGAGGAAGGCCCGCACCCGCTCCTCGGTGTCCACGACGACGACCGCCACCGGCAGGTCCTCGCTGAGCGAGAGCAGCCGGGAGGTGTGGATGCGGGACGACGCGCCGAAGCCCTCGATGCCGCGGAAGACGCTGGCCCCGGCGAGACCCGCCGCGTGGGCGCGGTGCACGATCTCCGTGTAGAGGGGCTTGCGGTGCCAGGTGTCGTTCTCGCCGACGAAGACGG
The Streptomyces sp. NBC_01485 genome window above contains:
- a CDS encoding DUF190 domain-containing protein, with the protein product MTRLTGGALRLTVFVGENDTWHRKPLYTEIVHRAHAAGLAGASVFRGIEGFGASSRIHTSRLLSLSEDLPVAVVVVDTEERVRAFLPELDELVTEGMVTLDPCEVIRYVGRGEKQAENRADGRHGDRGDSDTQGKRSL
- a CDS encoding D-alanyl-D-alanine carboxypeptidase family protein, with translation MTIGFSSRAAVAACAFCVAGALALGPAAVAAPAAPAAPAAPAAPADADPGAPAPGSLAVPGGPGGPGGPRVMAPQPSLLYRSGTLVRPHRDTPEVPDVSALSWLVADAGTGEVLAASNAHRRLPPASTLKTLFALTVLPTLPGGLRHRVSEEELMGIGPGSSLVGVAEGHTYQVADLWRGVFLNSGNDAVHVLAALSGGWDAAAVRMQAKARSLGALDTHVRSPDGYDTPGQVSSAYDLAVFGRAGLRDADFARYCATAEASFPGDGGGSYGIANTNRLLTGADGVEPYPGLIGIKNGYTSNAGNTLVAAARQGGRTLVVTVMNPQAGGGFAVYEEARELLDWGFAAAGRVDAVGSLDALRERALPQRVQRPQPGPGPERPTPERPTPVGASAPVAAATAGGGAPAWSGWSAAALIAGVAGLGGAAVALVLRLTGRRPSER
- a CDS encoding amino acid permease; the encoded protein is MSDQHLKDETRTSPRHVDAGDEGYSKSLKSRHVNMIAIGGAIGTGLFLGAGGRLAEAGPSLFIAYAVCGVFAFLVVRALGELVLYRPSSGAFVSYAREFLGEKGAYTAGWMYFLNWATTGIADITAVATYTHYWGMFSDIPQWVIALIALAVVLTVNLISVKIFGELEFWFAIVKVSALVIFMCIGIFLLVTQHPVDGTAPGPSLITDNGGVFPNGLLPMLLIIQGVVFAYASVELVGVAAGETQNPEKIMPKAINSIMWRVGLFYVGSVVLLSMLLPWNRYTSGESPFVTVLSNIGIPAAGGVMNLVVLTAAMSSLNSGLYSTGRILRSMAMSGSAPRFTGVMSRSQVPYGGILLTSGICVLGVGLNFVVPADAFEIVLNFAALGILSTWGMIMICHLLFWQKTQKGELTRPSYQLPGSPWTELVTLFFLASVLVLMYADGGAGRTTVLCLPLIVAALVGGWYAIRRNRARTAARADA
- the mptB gene encoding polyprenol phosphomannose-dependent alpha 1,6 mannosyltransferase MptB produces the protein MESGPGRTRQLGGRSGRPGPVHDPDRSVRVLNPQLFRARGTHRPGRARSPAAHAQAAVRRAGRRSPVTRRRHHDGVSAKAFPIDLRRCQVLGLAGTACLALGGETAGALPARELLAPSSVHAALGLVGVYCGLVLLTTAWVLLGRLVRGADPPTPRALVLVLVVWAAPLLIAPPLFSRDVYSYLAQGAMVDAHLDVYTHGPARLGGPLVDEVAPLWRHTGAPYGPVFLALAGALAGATRGALSAGLFGMRCVALFGVALMTAALPRIARHCGADPAAALWLGALNPLVLLHLVAGAHNDAIMLGLLGVGLAAALGRRPVPGAVLITLAALVKAPAALGLVAVVVLQLRAGRRPVPALLTTGAAAAVTTVAATAVAGTGYGWIGALDTPVSAQNWALTSLLGRATRALLEHLGSDLAPLAIPVWHLLGLAATAVALVVIWWRLRPRPVYALGLSLAAVAAFGPAIRPWYALWGLFLIAAAAPDTLIRHRTAAVAGVLALAVLPDGGPADTGRLMLAVSGGALAVVVLWQAHLAARTPTALGRTA
- a CDS encoding glutaminase translates to MTTTSSRAFQPVLERIAAELAHAPGRGRPADYIPALAARDPRSFGMAVAEPDGTVYGVGDWREPFSAQSLTKVFTLALVLAREGDGLWEHVGREPSGNPFNSLVQLEYENGIPRNPFINAGALVVTDRLHTRTADAAGELLGFLRAESGNPTLDFDEEVAASESAHGDRNAALAHFMASYGNIDNDVPVLLDQYFRQCSLSASCADLALATGFLARPGVRADGTRLLTRSQAKQVNAVMLTCGTYDAAGDFAYRVGLPGKSGVGGGIIAVVPGRCTLCVWSPGLDERGNSVAGVAALDRFTTLTGLSVF
- a CDS encoding asparaginase, with product MYGSSLAQAPAIREPLHAPVAHLVRRGVTEGIHYGSVVVLGAGGEVEFQLGDIEAAFYPRSALKPVQAVAMVRAGLPLDGGLLSLAAASHSGEERHLAGTRRILELGGVTEDDLRNVPDLPYAPAVRDAWIRDGREPSRLAQNCSGKHAAMLYTCTLNGWSLDGYLDPEHPLQQVIAEIVEDLTGQRIARVTVDGCGAPLFSVSLHGLARAAARITTAAPGTPEARVADAMRDHAEMASGAGRDVAALMRAVPGLLAKDGFEGVEVAALPDGRAVAVKISDGANRARVPVTAAALARAGVDPALLTEFAGEPLLGGGEPVGHIHPARALDPISARPHLIDALAAVKEAAALANEELGLPAPDTT
- a CDS encoding FadR/GntR family transcriptional regulator, whose amino-acid sequence is MEAVLTHLRGAIERGEYAIGDKLPSEAELCRALEVSRPVLREALRALQTMGLTVAKTGKGTFVIANTVEDPTFGDYAASDLLEVRRHVEIPVAGYAALRRTPENLDHLAHLLDRMERETDTTAWVAMDTLFHLAVAESAQNPVFRRVIEEIRDALARQSAFLNELGGRREQSNREHRAIVEALIDGSEPDAVEAMSHHLDRVETTLTDIVRAPRTHSPLEGGPAA
- the crcB gene encoding fluoride efflux transporter CrcB — encoded protein: MNWLVVVGGGMIGAPLRYLTDRAVQSRHDSVFPWGTFVVNITGCLILGTLTGAADVAPDLRLFLGTGLCGALTTYSTFSYETLRLAETGAGLFAAANAVASVVVGLGAAFAGVAIGQTVWP
- a CDS encoding undecaprenyl-diphosphate phosphatase, translating into MSAISVGQAVVLGAVEGVTEFLPVSSTGHLKITEGLMHIPVDDDAVVGFSAVIQVGAIAAVLVYFRKDIVRIVSAWFRGLRDREERHHHDYKFAWWVIYATIPIVVVGLAAKPLIEGPLASLWVVAGSLIVGSGVMWAADQMGRHKRGEDDTSFKDAMLVGSSQILALLFPGFSRSGATMSTALMLDLDRVAATRLSFFLGIPALTGAGIYELKDALGTGAGAAPLVVGTAVSFVVAYASIAWLLKFVAKHSFNAFVVYRIVVGLALFGLLATGVLAG